Genomic DNA from Rosa rugosa unplaced genomic scaffold, drRosRugo1.1 SCAFFOLD_200, whole genome shotgun sequence:
AGGAATGATATGCAAGGAATTGTCCTTGTATATTGGTTAACCTCACGTGCTAAATTCCTTGCATTTGAGATTAATAATTCCTTGCATTTGCAAACTCAAATGCAAGGAATTTTCAAGTTGTTGTATTTGCTCTTTTGCAAGGGCCTCTTTGCAAGGACTCAAATGCAAGGAAAATTCTTTGCATTTGGGTTAATGCAACGAATTTCCAGCTTTTTACAAGGAAAAAATTCCTTGCAAAAAGccttttttcttgtagtgtaacccgtttgggagcgacctttgtgagggtcagagagataccctacatcagcaaaatcTATCAAAACATCATCATCGTTTTGATGTAAGGGAGGAGGATGGGTGGCCGGCGGCTTTGCCGATCACGGCGTCTTGGACGGTGCCACTTGGGCGAGATCCGttctcattcttccgtcattcttttctctctgcagggatagaacaagctcatatctattgtacattttaagtaacgaaagattgtctttataccagtcaaatggcgttgcgttggcgcagggctacatctagccaacaagttcataacaaatgaggtgtccggtcttgtattgtgttaagtacaataatatGCCTATTGTACTTCTGCCTAGGGTCTTGTATTGtggtaagacacttctgccaattaacacgtcttcgtcatcatccctaggacgaaacgtatccctcttagggtcaagactacggacgaccatgggagtgcatctttgactttatcaaaatgcaaagcatttattgacacggtatacaagttctaaatctagaaaaaaccgtgttttcccaaggtccttcatctcaaactcggatttcaggtgttcagcggtttcccttaactctcaagggttccaattatgtttatcaacataaaccgtgacaattgcaaatccagaacttgtcatgaaaacgcaggggcataattcatcatatcccttcctaatcaagtagtcactttagtgagcgtttcaccctcattgcaaacgcgctccgtggtcaaaagccacttgatttgggtaaatgaagtccacaagaaccttcattatattccgtatctagatccccatagagatacgtagtgaccacattcgtaagctgcatgttcagatttggaaactaccaactgacaaggtagtggagtgcaatgacatccattacgagagaatatgtcttctcgtagtcgattccagggcgttttgtgagaagccttgcgccataaggcgagattatcatctctttttctcatcacgctatctaacgaagacctattaatgtcaacaggttttatgttaggaggtgttggcatctcaggcccgaaatccttcctcttcgttagtgaatccaattcaacctggatcacatctttccatttaggccaattttctctacgttggcattcttcaacggagtaaggttcgatgtcattggtctcaataattccacgtcctcatgtacactagtgtagttcgtagagatctctatattctcaggaattggttataacattgaggcgtcccccaacgatgtctcttggacataaccacaattcagaatattctcatgagacggattttgagtatcaatgatcaatggatcaagttgtgccaaactcgctctcttcctagggctAGAATCCATCGAACTTATGGGTCTCCTAcactctctagcggaacccatggcctatgacgccattatgccaccttgtgacgTCACCATactgatgcgggaagcgtgaacacgatagtaagaggctccgtcaaacgtcgaaagccatatgagatgagctagaatccactagcaattacgggcacagccgtaagaaacatagagaaacttctctagtatttggttttttattgataacttgagtgaaaattacaatctaagaggtgccttatatagggcacatagcataaaaccataaacctaatacaactagaaaacataaaagaagaatttattgtagactaaaactaggaaacctaattaaacctgattaaataaaaatcggaaataaaatcttagatactaaagaatattacgcaaatATGTAATTGGAATCCCaaccaagattttgctcgaaaatcccgatatatccaaaagagtaatttatgattaatttcatcattaagaagcctatttgaataccaatttccaatattcaaatcattcttcttaatgtAGAGACGCTtgtttcttttcgagattctttgttgaaattggctgaaatctcgtcctacatcagtctcctccacttgaaaagaactcgacctcgagttcctcttgtatgtagctcgatcattagtaggaataaaacatgataagccatcaacttcaatattctcgaaattaaaaggtatcaccatgaatccaataccgtagacaagtttagaataagcatcttgaaacttgaactcctccacttgaaaaggaatggGCATCGACTTCTCTTTGGGTTGATCTTGAACACATTTAGGTATGCATGACACGGATAtcgatgtgatgaatgaatcagcTTCCTTGATCAGCTTCCTTGTCTttaatgagtttctcttcaatcttcaaagtggcttcttcatgttctttttcacacacctcaggatggtcattcttgatgttcttccttccaggcttgattttaattttgtgcgactcccacctaaataaatatgtgttgtctttgcaataaccacatttgacgctttcatgccatggtcttccaaaaagcacatcagtgtcgtccatgtcaatcacatgacaagtaatctcttctttataaaattttcccatagagacaggaactttacaaacctctgttacttgtgcatattcatcctctccaaatggaatccagtatggatcactcagcttcactgtgggtaattgaaaataatccacaactttgtttgctacaaagttctctcgtagaccactATCAATTATTATagagcataccttgtctttgatgacacatgtagttcggaagtcgtcgtaatccggcattgtgaatatccaacgttccatgtttcttcttcttcttcttctttttctcttttttttttttttggattgatgaggttgtcctagggtgAATCCCTTAgcatgttcctcttcaacgaaattttctttgatagatactctacgaccagcgtcgttgaggttggtggtagtgaacttctcccttggatcgtcgtctgcAAAGGAGCGGGcgaaacccgctctgataccaaatgatgcgggaagcgtgaacacgatagtaagaggctccgtcaaacgtcgaaagccatatgagatgagctagaatccactagcaattacgggcacagccgtaagaaacatagagaaacttctctaatatttggttttttattgataacttgagtgaaaattacaatctaagaggtgccttatatagggcacatagcataaagccataaacctaatacaactagaaaacataaaagaaGAATTTATTGTAGATttaaactaggaaacctaattaaacctgattaaataaaaatcagaaataaaatcttagatactaaagaatattacgcaaatATGTAATTGGAATCCCAACGAAGATTTTGCTCGaaaatcccgatatatccaaaagagtaatttatgattaatttcatcattaagaagcctatttgaataccaatttccaatattcaaatcattcttcttaatgtagagacgcttctttcttttcgagattcatTGTTGAAATTGGCTGAAATCTCGTTTTACATcacataccaccatccatggtagtggtgccgtacccatctcctctgggtggcaccatgtcctcctgtggggacatcaatccttgcagacatgtttgcaacaggtatatgtgatctcgtcacttttagaggatcaagatgagacatagtggggacagaccacgacaattcctgtcgttcctgttgaacgttgacgttctaatctccccctaacgacgggaagactgtctcatcaaagtgacaatccgcaaatccagcgaaaaaagagatcgcctgtcaagggttctacatagcggacttatagttggagactcatgtccaacacaaatatatatgcattcgttgcaatgactcatattgatgcgctgtggcggcgcaattggcacatgaaccgcacactcaaatatgcattagtacgagatattagactcgaacccagtcactagctgtaacgcaaataaaagttgagtggctgctatgagtcgtagacgaattagcatagctgcatgcgatattgtataacccaagcggaaatattggtgcgcattaccaaaatccgggctaccatcgtagtcttttaatggtggcttttccgcgagaccaattgggtgtgtacatgggaatatgatacttgatatcaatacccaatgatatgcaatagtcatcgaaaatttcgatgtaaactctctagcattatcaagtcaaattgactgaatgagatgatctaggtagtgagcccgtagccatatgttctgggctaggagttcatcataagcagcattacgagtggatgatAGCGCGACACATGACCAGCGTGTCCACACattaaccaacaccataaaacatctaagcagtccgcaagttggttgaatcgatccacaaaatccccttgaattctatgtaagaatgaaattatttctttagtgtcctttgcataggatggtcttgatcctaaaataaacaggctttacagaacgaaagattggccttataatcaaccaatgaaggttttggttgagccacaatgtcacaatttactttgagaagtagagagaggagccaagtctccatacatggTGTCAAAGCCATGATTTTGCCGTAGGGGGATCACGGCGTTGGCTGGCCGGTGGTGCATGGCGGCGGCGCCCCAAGGCGCGGCGGCGGTGCAATGCTCTCTTTGAATCGACTTTTGATTCtcacttctcttcgttctgaagaagagatgtccgtgtgaagtctttagtatcacggatcatcatatcatgacctgggtgttccaaacggtcgtgccaaagcctatatgtgtcaaaatcccataagtcgtctctcatgacatggttggattcaataactcgaaAAGTgattgcatacaacccactagagcgacacataagtttctctaatactcgtttatgtccgtagtcattagaggtgatgcaaaggaactcttgtccactctcacaatgtgttttcacatgaaaaccattggctcttatatctttcaagtaataaagttcgaattaaggtatgtccaggacattaagtaaaagaattgacactttattaatagccaatgattacatcaaagtttctttaaccaaagtctaatccaaaatgaaatcaaacttagacagatTGTAGTCACTTAATCCGTTCGGttactccaatcaaatatgaccaggaaagtaggaagagatgtcggtggagcaaggctctcttaagtaccactaatctcaattactttcctagacatcatacttaattaggtaagcctagagagaaagagttaatacaaaatgtcattactgccattacataattcttggaaataaaagactataataaaaatctgcggcatttttttcttcatcgccagatttaaagtcttcttgAACTAGATGTCATGATCGCCATGAGgcggctaccttcttaggtacattgcaaactcaggtccattgatcagatgttccatatcagaaatagacaccatgaagatgattctcccttgattgaggcgcattggcgcaatgttcatggtccctaggaccggAGGCGTTGGAAAattatgaccatggccaacgttggctctatggtttccaacccttcatCCCTCAAAGTCACGGCTCATACGGTGgcgtgattgtcgcctttggtgactaccttcatgagcattttgatcatatggatcatgacgtctacggcgactttctctagccataggatgATGCTCTAGATAGCTATctcgaagcctatcaatttctcttctcacaagctcgttgccttgcctttcagcaatttccatagcttcaataagttgttgaaagcttgtgatccatcttgcatttatatgagtccgaaataaatcacaggacctcatagcatagacaaggaaggtattgagggttttctcaatcaattgttcttctgtgatcaTCTTGCCACAGAAGCGCATCATTCCTGTGAtgcggagagcttccgaataaaattatatgactgtatcaaagtcagagaagcgaagatcattccattctgcttctaaattcggagggatggagtcacgaacgttgccataACGTTCATGAAGTGCTTGCCATagctttatagcgctatcctcattcatgaactCAAACCTGAGGTCCCTATCCATGTGGCGCATCATTAGGGCAAGTACCCTAGAATTGTcgatctcagtttgagggtctggagcagtTCCTTtatgacaaagctcttggattgtatgcaataagtcacgggcaataaggtggagctcaacatctTGAGCCCACAttaggtatcttttgcctgcacaatccaatggaacaaaatcgagtatgttcgagtttgacatcctgaaaaagggtgaaacaagaacgaattagtttcggagctaaacttccacgaaaactaataataataagatttccaagctatgctaccaagaaatcgatttccaagaatatttggattagaccgaaacattgatgttttaatatggtcacaatttgatgcttgcggacgctcttagtccgaatattatgaacactcttagttcattgattacgaacgctcttagttcgtttattatgaacactcttagttcattgattacgaatgctcttagttcggttagcgtgaatccccacaattcagTTTATTAAATAATTGAACCCATGTTCGTATTATACAAATCCTGCAGcaaataaaggaatttaaaagacaagaaagcaggaactttaattacAAAAGCTTACTTGATGATTCGGGGCTTGAGAACACAAGCGTGTTGGAGCAGGCGTGTTAAGGATTGCAGATGCTACTTCAATCCTAAGCTAGGATTGCAGTGGCTGTTCGATCCTAATTTGGGATTGTAACTTGCGGCAGTGGGCTGCAGTGCTTGCGGCAGGAGGCTGTGGGGCTTGAAACCGTGAAAGGATTGCAAACGTGCTATCGATCCAGGGTCGGGATTGCAGATGCTGCTTCAATCCTAATCTGGGATTGTAACTTGTTTACAATCTTGGTCGTGGCTAATGGCTCGGTGGTGATGCAGGAAGCAGTTTGCGGGTGCTGCCGGTCGGTTGCTTTGCTAGCTGGAACGCGGGAGCTTGCGGCAGGAGGCTACAGGTGCGCGCGGGGTGTAGGCTGCAGGTCGCGGGAGGCGGACGAGCACACGGGTGCCCAAGAAAGCTGCGGGGGCAGCGCGGTGCTtaggctgcaggggcagggctGCAGCGCGGGACGTGGGCTGCAACGCGGGGAGTAGGCTCGCAGGAGGCTAGCACGGGCTGTAGGCTGCAGCGCGGGGAGCAGCTTgcggctagggttgaaagctgCGGCAGTTTTTGGTGAGGGAAGttagggtttttttcttttctttttaggctagggttagggttcgtgctgataacgtgttaaattaaaatggaattgcagagagaattgtgtcttattattgataataggagccttttatatagggatttacagagtacaagaaaggtaatagaatccgaatataactggaaatctagaaccttctcctattacaactctatgactaaaccctagtttgtagaggcacacatgatgtcgacatccttcaacacctCTCCTAATCAAAATGGTTATGATCGATGAAAAGACTGAAATTTTAATGAATAAGATTCCTCTAGCCAGATTAATTGGTCAATTCTAACACTGTTATAttaaaaattaacaattactaAAGACTTTAACCAGTCACTTGCCAGATAACTCTCTACCAGACTATATATACAACTTCATCAAGGGTCCAACTGACTCCCGGCCCTGCTGTCCggtatatcatatatatatatatacgctTTCCATCATAGTTACTGCATCCTCAAAATGGTGTTCCTGGCAAAAACCTGAAGACCACAGATTTGTATGAAGAGGAACAAACGTTTTATTCTTTACTTATTCAAATGAAATGCAAAAACTTCACAATTCGTCATCACTGACTGCAAGCCAAAACAATCTCTGGCTTGGTACGATAGAAAAGGAAATGAATATCAAAGCCACACCAAATATATAAAGAACATGACACAACGACACAGTATAATGCAGTAGCATTATCATAGTTTGATTTAGTTGTAGGCCTCAGGGTTGGCCAAAAGGTGGTTCTCAATGATCTTGAACAAACCAGCGGCTCTTTCTTTTCCGGCCTTGACGTGCTCTTCCTTGATCTCAACCTCACCTTTGCAATGGTAGTGGctggtgctcttgatgatggAGCCTCCACTTGGAGATGCCACTAACTTAATCTCGTAAGAGATTTTCTCAACTTTGTCTCCGATAGCATCACCTTCGATTATGCTGTAGTTGTAAACAAAGTTGTCTTTGTCAAGTCCATCAATCTGATGCTTCACGTAACTGTATTCGCTTCCTTCACCGAGGTGGATCTTCTTGACGGTTCCAACACCTCCATCACCTTGAATGATTTCGGCACTCTTCACAGCCTGTGGGGCAATCTTGGGGACACTACTACAAATCTTTTAATAGACATCACTTAAAGGATATCAGTTGAGAAGAAAACCGATGTCTTAAAAATTTAGACATCGAATTTAATATTTTCTGATGTCGGTTAAGAATATAGACATGAGTCCTTATAAGACCtgatattaattattttattatttttaaataatgtgAACAGATAAGGCTAAGCTGCAGATTCAACTAagtatcggaaaaaaaaaaaaaaaagattgaggaATGCGGGAAATGGGGAACCGCTATGTATCGATGCTTTATCCTTTTCCTTTTGTTTCGTTATCTATCTCCAAGCACATCTTCATATTTTCAGAGAGTATCATCTATCATCTCAAAACAAAACgaaattaattgaaaaaaaaaagagttcgcCCGAACATGAGACTCCATGTCTCACGAACTGATTTTCTTCCCAAATTTTCGGCTTCTCTCTCAATATTCCTCATCGTGCTTCAGTACTCTGCTCTTCACCATACTCCTGGTATCTCTTTCACGAAGCCCAAACAATGTGCGGTCTCCGGAAGAACCTAATGTGAAATTAGAGTTCATTGAGTGCAAGAACAAGAATTGAAGGATTGGGTGAGTTCCTATTATTCTTAATTTCAGTTGGAGCTTTTAGTTTCA
This window encodes:
- the LOC133724176 gene encoding major strawberry allergen Fra a 1.08-like, whose protein sequence is MGVFTYETEFTSVIPPPRLYKAFVLDADNLIPKIAPQAVKSAEIIQGDGGVGTVKKIHLGEGSEYSYVKHQIDGLDKDNFVYNYSIIEGDAIGDKVEKISYEIKLVASPSGGSIIKSTSHYHCKGEVEIKEEHVKAGKERAAGLFKIIENHLLANPEAYN